From a region of the Streptomyces sp. NBC_01454 genome:
- a CDS encoding carbohydrate ABC transporter permease, with translation MDVRLDDAADEAAPATGKGGGPPARHGPGGRRAAPAAGRRGGRPTRRTPYLLLLPALLATAVLLGWPMVRTLVLSFQNLGMKELIQHLTDWCGSANYQEILGSAQFWRVTLRTLVFTAVNVTLIMVLGVLTGLLLARLGKAMRLTLSVALVLAWAMPVIAATTVFQWLFDARSGVVNWLLARLGWHAMAHYDWVGTQRSTFFVITVLIVWQSLPFVALHLYAATTTIPGELYEAARMDGAGGWRVFTCVTFPFLRPFLLATTFLEVIWVFKAFPQIFAINQGGPDRLTETLPLYAFTEGVGNLHFGRGAAISLLTIVVLLALTAYSLRLTLRQERQEENEL, from the coding sequence ATGGACGTGCGGCTCGACGACGCGGCGGACGAGGCCGCCCCGGCCACCGGCAAGGGGGGCGGTCCGCCCGCCCGGCACGGCCCCGGCGGCCGGCGGGCCGCACCAGCCGCCGGCAGGAGGGGCGGACGGCCCACCCGCCGCACCCCCTACCTCCTGCTCCTCCCCGCCCTGCTCGCCACCGCGGTTCTGCTGGGCTGGCCGATGGTCCGCACGCTTGTGCTCTCCTTCCAGAACCTCGGCATGAAGGAGCTGATCCAGCACCTCACGGACTGGTGCGGGAGCGCCAACTACCAGGAGATCCTGGGCAGTGCGCAGTTCTGGCGGGTCACCCTGCGCACCCTGGTGTTCACCGCCGTCAACGTCACCCTGATCATGGTCCTCGGCGTGCTGACCGGGCTGCTGCTGGCCCGGCTCGGCAAGGCGATGCGGCTCACCCTGTCCGTCGCGCTGGTGCTGGCCTGGGCGATGCCGGTGATCGCCGCCACCACCGTCTTCCAGTGGCTCTTCGACGCGCGTTCCGGCGTCGTCAACTGGCTGCTGGCCCGGCTCGGATGGCATGCCATGGCTCACTACGACTGGGTCGGCACCCAGCGGTCGACCTTCTTCGTCATCACCGTACTGATCGTCTGGCAGTCGCTGCCCTTCGTGGCCCTCCACCTCTACGCCGCCACCACGACCATCCCCGGGGAGCTCTACGAAGCGGCCCGGATGGACGGCGCCGGCGGCTGGCGGGTCTTCACCTGCGTCACCTTCCCGTTCCTGAGGCCCTTCCTCCTGGCCACGACGTTCCTGGAGGTCATCTGGGTCTTCAAGGCGTTTCCGCAGATCTTCGCGATCAACCAGGGCGGGCCCGACCGGCTCACCGAGACGCTGCCGCTCTACGCCTTCACCGAGGGCGTCGGCAATCTCCACTTCGGGAGGGGCGCCGCCATCTCGCTGCTGACGATCGTGGTGCTGCTGGCGCTGACCGCGTACTCCCTGCGTCTGACCCTCCGGCAGGAACGGCAAGAGGAGAACGAGCTGTGA
- a CDS encoding carbohydrate ABC transporter permease: MKRSPAARIWPNATAALLALGFVFPVYWMFATAFKPTRDIVTDDPVWLPLHGTAEHFVTAVHAPDFWALAGNSVLVTVVAVALSLVIALCGAFALTRMRFRGRRGILLTFMIAQMAPWEVMVISVYLIVRDAGLLNSLLPLTLFYMLMVLPFTLLTLRAHVAAVPRELEESAMVDGCSRRQAFGKVVFPLLAPGLMATSLFGFITAWNEFPLVLVLNKEPAMGTLPLWLSQFQSRFGDDWGATMAASSLFALPILVLFLFLQRKAVGGLTSGAVKG, translated from the coding sequence GTGAAGCGCTCGCCGGCCGCACGCATCTGGCCCAACGCCACGGCGGCCCTGCTCGCCCTGGGCTTCGTCTTCCCGGTCTACTGGATGTTCGCCACGGCCTTCAAACCCACCCGGGACATCGTCACCGACGACCCCGTGTGGTTGCCCCTCCACGGCACCGCCGAGCACTTCGTGACCGCCGTGCACGCCCCGGACTTCTGGGCCCTGGCGGGGAACTCGGTCCTGGTGACCGTGGTGGCCGTGGCGCTGTCGCTGGTGATCGCGCTCTGCGGCGCCTTCGCCCTCACCCGGATGCGCTTCCGCGGCCGCCGGGGCATCCTGCTGACCTTCATGATTGCCCAGATGGCACCCTGGGAGGTCATGGTGATCTCGGTCTATCTGATCGTCCGGGACGCCGGCCTGCTCAACAGCCTGCTGCCGCTCACCCTCTTCTACATGCTGATGGTGCTGCCGTTCACCCTGCTGACGCTCCGCGCCCATGTCGCCGCGGTGCCCCGGGAGCTGGAGGAGTCCGCGATGGTCGACGGCTGTTCGCGGCGGCAGGCCTTCGGCAAGGTGGTGTTCCCGCTGCTGGCCCCCGGACTGATGGCCACCTCGCTCTTCGGCTTCATCACCGCCTGGAACGAATTCCCGCTCGTGCTGGTCCTCAACAAGGAACCGGCCATGGGCACCCTGCCGTTGTGGCTCTCGCAGTTCCAGAGCCGGTTCGGGGACGACTGGGGTGCCACCATGGCCGCCTCCTCGCTCTTCGCCCTCCCGATCCTGGTCCTTTTCCTGTTCCTGCAACGCAAGGCGGTCGGCGGTCTCACCTCCGGCGCAGTGAAGGGATGA
- the mctP gene encoding monocarboxylate uptake permease MctP, which yields MSLTTTAPDAAAVLAGSATKGVNGVALAVFVFFFLAVTVMGFLAARWRKADESASLDEWGLGGRSFGTWVTWFLLGGDLYTAYTFVAVPAAIYAAGAAGFFAVPYTILVYPLIFTFLPRLWSVSHKHGYVTTSDFVRGRFGSKGLSLAVALTGILATMPYIALQLVGIQAVLDVLGIGGGEHTNWFVKDLPLLIAFAVLAAYTYSSGLRAPALIAFVKDGLIYLVITVAIIYIPIKLGGFDAIFHSAGKALSQPGAVPGKPRGELVSGPNAQWAYATLALGSALALFMYPHSITATLSSRSRNVIRRNTTILPLYSLMLGLLALLGFMAIKAGTDIQGNPQLAIPQLFEDMFPSWFTGVAFAAIGIGALVPAAIMSIAAANLFTRNVYKDFLKPDATPAQEHKVAKLVSLLVKVGALVFVLTMDKTVAINFQLLGGIWILQTMPSLVGGLFTRWFHRWALLTGWAVGMLYGTLAAYGVASPTQAHFGGSSNEIPGIGEIGYIGLTAFVLNVVVTVVLTFALKAAKAPEGIDETSPADYTADAGDQGVVVDLPPATAGAPAGH from the coding sequence ATGAGCCTGACCACGACCGCGCCGGACGCCGCCGCCGTGCTGGCCGGCTCCGCTACCAAGGGCGTCAACGGCGTGGCCCTCGCCGTCTTCGTCTTCTTCTTCCTCGCCGTGACCGTCATGGGCTTCCTGGCCGCCCGTTGGCGCAAAGCCGACGAGTCCGCCAGCCTCGACGAATGGGGTCTGGGCGGCCGCAGTTTCGGCACCTGGGTGACCTGGTTCCTGCTGGGCGGTGACCTCTACACCGCGTACACCTTCGTGGCCGTACCGGCGGCGATCTACGCGGCGGGGGCGGCCGGCTTCTTCGCCGTGCCGTACACGATCCTGGTCTACCCCCTCATCTTCACCTTCCTGCCGCGCCTGTGGTCGGTCTCGCACAAGCACGGCTACGTCACCACCTCCGACTTCGTGCGCGGCCGCTTCGGCTCCAAGGGCCTGTCGCTGGCCGTGGCGCTCACCGGCATCCTCGCCACGATGCCCTACATCGCGCTCCAGCTGGTCGGCATCCAGGCCGTCCTGGACGTGCTGGGCATCGGCGGCGGCGAGCACACCAACTGGTTCGTCAAGGACCTGCCGCTGCTGATCGCGTTCGCCGTCCTGGCCGCGTACACCTACTCCTCGGGGCTGCGGGCGCCGGCGCTGATCGCGTTCGTCAAGGACGGGCTGATCTATCTCGTCATCACCGTGGCGATCATCTACATCCCGATCAAGCTGGGCGGCTTCGACGCGATCTTCCACTCGGCCGGCAAGGCGCTCTCCCAGCCCGGCGCCGTCCCCGGCAAACCGCGCGGCGAGCTGGTCAGCGGGCCCAACGCCCAGTGGGCGTACGCGACCCTGGCGCTCGGCTCGGCGCTGGCGCTCTTCATGTACCCGCACTCGATCACCGCGACGCTGTCCTCGCGCAGCCGCAACGTGATCCGCCGCAACACCACCATCCTGCCGCTGTACTCCCTGATGCTGGGGCTGCTGGCGCTGCTGGGCTTCATGGCGATCAAGGCCGGCACGGACATCCAGGGCAACCCCCAGCTGGCCATCCCGCAGCTCTTCGAGGACATGTTCCCGAGCTGGTTCACCGGCGTCGCGTTCGCCGCGATCGGCATCGGCGCGCTGGTGCCCGCGGCCATCATGTCGATCGCCGCGGCCAACCTGTTCACCCGCAACGTCTACAAGGACTTCCTCAAGCCGGACGCCACGCCCGCGCAGGAGCACAAGGTCGCCAAGCTGGTCTCGCTGCTGGTGAAGGTCGGCGCGCTGGTCTTCGTCCTCACCATGGACAAGACCGTCGCGATCAACTTCCAGCTGCTGGGCGGGATCTGGATCCTGCAGACCATGCCGTCGCTGGTCGGCGGCCTGTTCACCCGCTGGTTCCACCGCTGGGCGCTGCTCACCGGCTGGGCGGTCGGCATGCTCTACGGCACGCTCGCGGCCTACGGCGTGGCCAGCCCGACCCAGGCGCACTTCGGCGGCTCCAGCAACGAAATCCCCGGCATCGGTGAGATCGGCTACATCGGTCTGACCGCCTTCGTCCTGAACGTCGTCGTGACGGTCGTGCTGACCTTCGCCCTGAAGGCCGCCAAGGCTCCCGAGGGCATCGACGAGACCAGCCCCGCGGACTACACGGCGGACGCCGGGGACCAGGGCGTCGTCGTCGACCTGCCGCCCGCCACGGCGGGCGCGCCGGCCGGCCACTGA
- a CDS encoding DUF3311 domain-containing protein, with product MTQSAAPPDRRQVVTPTRVIAGLCLIAPFVAMLWVSSYARIEPTLIGIPFFYWYQMAWVLISTVLTMGAYKLVQREQRARKGGGSE from the coding sequence ATGACCCAGTCAGCTGCACCACCGGATCGCAGACAGGTCGTCACGCCCACGCGGGTGATCGCCGGACTCTGCCTGATCGCTCCGTTCGTCGCCATGCTGTGGGTCAGCTCGTACGCCAGGATCGAGCCGACGCTCATCGGGATCCCGTTCTTCTACTGGTACCAGATGGCCTGGGTGCTGATCTCGACGGTGCTCACCATGGGCGCGTACAAGCTCGTGCAGCGTGAGCAGCGGGCGCGCAAGGGCGGTGGGTCGGAATGA
- a CDS encoding ribonucleoside-diphosphate reductase subunit alpha yields the protein MTIAPTEPASDAEVVPPAVAVSAGAAGAADGGPGEDGPGVALLRTLTELTADLTATDPGKVAAAALRGRYEGAGGAELRSLATDAAAGLIGDEPQYSKLAARLLTLAVAEEAAGQGAVSFSASVATGHREGLIADETAQFVATHAARLDALVDRALADGADDRFGYFGLRTLHSRYLLRHPTTRQVIETPQHFLLRVACGLAETADSEEGSERALDEVAELYRLTSSLSYLPSSPTLFNSGTRHPQMSSCYLLDSPLDELDSIYDRYHQVARLSKHAGGIGLSYSRIRARGSLIRGTNGHSNGIVPFLRTLDASVAAVNQGGRRKGAACVYLETWHADIEEFLELRDNTGEEARRTHNLNIAHWIPDEFMRRVEADADWSLFSPADAPELVDLWGEEFDAAYRKLEADGRAVKQIPARVLYSRMMRTLAQTGNGWMTFKDAANRTANQTAEPGHVVHSSNLCTEILEVTDDGETAVCNLGSVNLSAHLGDETAGWEEAMDWERLDATVRTAVTFLDRVVDINFYPTEQAGASNSRWRPVGLGLMGLQDVFFRLRLPFDSPEARELSTRISERIMLAAYEASADLAERHGPHAAWSATRTARGVLHPDHYPNAEPRWADRWAALRTRIASTGMRNSLLLAIAPTATIASIAGVYECIEPQVSNLFKRETLSGEFLQVNAYLIEELKALGLWDARTRDALREANGSVQDVTWIPEEIRALYRTAWEIPQRSLIDMAAARTPYLDQSQSLNLFMASPTIGKLSSMYAYAWKRGIKTTYYLRSRPATRIAQSARGATAAAAPVPQQATDPEAVACSLENPESCEACQ from the coding sequence GTGACCATCGCGCCAACGGAGCCCGCGTCAGACGCCGAGGTCGTGCCGCCTGCGGTGGCCGTGTCTGCCGGTGCCGCCGGTGCCGCCGACGGCGGTCCGGGCGAGGACGGTCCGGGCGTCGCCCTGCTGCGCACCCTGACCGAGCTGACCGCGGACCTGACCGCGACCGACCCCGGCAAGGTGGCCGCCGCCGCCCTGCGCGGCCGGTACGAGGGCGCAGGCGGGGCCGAACTGCGGTCGCTGGCCACCGATGCCGCGGCCGGTCTGATCGGTGACGAGCCGCAGTACTCCAAGCTCGCCGCGCGCCTGCTCACCCTCGCCGTGGCCGAGGAGGCCGCCGGCCAGGGCGCCGTCTCGTTCTCCGCCTCCGTCGCGACCGGCCACCGTGAGGGGCTGATCGCCGACGAGACCGCACAGTTCGTGGCGACCCACGCGGCCCGGCTGGACGCGCTGGTCGACCGGGCGCTGGCCGACGGCGCCGACGACCGCTTCGGCTACTTCGGGCTGCGCACCCTGCACTCGCGCTACCTGCTGCGCCACCCCACCACCCGTCAGGTCATCGAGACCCCGCAGCACTTCCTGCTGCGGGTGGCCTGCGGCCTGGCGGAGACCGCTGATTCCGAAGAGGGCAGCGAGCGCGCGCTGGACGAGGTCGCCGAGCTCTACCGCCTCACCAGCTCGCTGTCCTACCTGCCCTCCTCCCCCACCCTCTTCAACTCCGGCACCCGCCACCCGCAGATGTCGTCCTGCTATCTGCTGGACTCCCCGCTGGACGAGCTGGACTCGATCTACGACCGCTACCACCAGGTCGCGCGGCTGTCCAAGCACGCCGGCGGCATCGGGCTGTCGTACTCCCGTATCCGCGCCCGCGGTTCGCTGATCCGCGGCACCAACGGGCACTCCAACGGCATCGTGCCGTTCCTGCGCACCCTGGACGCCTCGGTCGCCGCCGTGAACCAGGGCGGCCGTCGCAAGGGCGCCGCCTGTGTCTACCTGGAGACCTGGCACGCGGACATCGAGGAGTTCCTGGAGCTGCGCGACAACACCGGTGAGGAGGCCCGCCGCACCCACAACCTGAACATCGCGCACTGGATCCCGGACGAGTTCATGCGCCGGGTCGAGGCGGACGCCGACTGGTCGCTGTTCTCGCCCGCGGACGCCCCGGAGCTGGTGGACCTGTGGGGCGAGGAGTTCGACGCCGCCTACCGCAAGCTGGAGGCCGACGGCCGGGCGGTCAAGCAGATCCCGGCGCGGGTGCTGTACTCCCGGATGATGCGCACCCTGGCGCAGACCGGCAACGGCTGGATGACGTTCAAGGACGCCGCCAACCGCACCGCCAACCAGACCGCCGAGCCCGGCCACGTCGTGCACTCCTCCAACCTGTGCACGGAGATCCTGGAGGTGACGGACGACGGGGAGACCGCCGTCTGCAACCTGGGGTCGGTCAACCTCTCGGCGCACCTGGGCGACGAGACCGCCGGCTGGGAGGAGGCGATGGACTGGGAGCGGCTGGACGCCACGGTCCGCACCGCCGTCACCTTCCTCGACCGCGTGGTGGACATCAACTTCTACCCGACCGAGCAGGCCGGGGCCTCCAACTCCCGCTGGCGCCCGGTGGGTCTGGGCCTGATGGGCCTGCAGGACGTCTTCTTCCGGCTGCGGCTGCCCTTCGACTCGCCCGAGGCACGGGAGCTGTCCACCCGGATCTCCGAGCGGATCATGCTCGCCGCCTACGAGGCGTCCGCCGACCTCGCCGAACGGCACGGCCCGCACGCGGCCTGGTCCGCGACCCGCACCGCCCGCGGGGTGCTGCACCCGGACCACTACCCGAACGCCGAGCCGCGCTGGGCCGACCGCTGGGCGGCGCTGCGCACCCGGATCGCGTCGACCGGTATGCGCAACTCCCTGCTGCTGGCGATCGCGCCGACCGCGACCATCGCCTCCATCGCGGGCGTGTACGAGTGCATCGAGCCGCAGGTCTCCAACCTCTTCAAGCGCGAGACGCTGTCCGGGGAGTTCCTCCAGGTCAACGCCTATCTCATCGAGGAGCTCAAGGCGCTGGGGCTGTGGGACGCGCGGACCCGGGACGCGCTGCGCGAGGCCAACGGCTCGGTGCAGGACGTCACCTGGATCCCCGAGGAGATCCGGGCGCTCTACCGCACCGCCTGGGAGATCCCGCAGCGCTCGCTGATCGACATGGCCGCGGCCCGCACGCCGTACCTCGACCAGAGCCAGTCGCTGAACCTCTTCATGGCGTCGCCGACCATCGGCAAGCTCAGCTCGATGTACGCCTACGCCTGGAAGCGCGGCATCAAGACGACGTACTACCTGCGTTCGCGGCCGGCGACCCGGATCGCCCAGTCCGCCCGCGGCGCCACCGCCGCGGCCGCGCCCGTACCGCAGCAGGCCACCGACCCCGAGGCCGTCGCCTGCTCCCTGGAAAACCCCGAGTCCTGCGAGGCCTGCCAGTGA
- a CDS encoding extracellular solute-binding protein, producing MKRGLSAVTVVVGMLVGVAACGAGDGGTTGAAGFRGKKLTVWVMSGSNPERWTRQVSAQFHQRTGATVEFKVQQWNGIQQRLSTALSEDTPPDVVEIGNTQTAAYAAAGALADLGDLKKEIGAGWSDAFNKASLVDGKQYALPWYAGNRVVMYNKRIWARAGLKGTPRTRGELFRAFAAIRKKTGAEPLYLPGQNWYFFDGLTLGTGADLVKRRGGRWVSNLGDPKVARAMDIYRQYQSFSTAPKNKDEATPQQAEVFAKGKTGAVIAMGYEAATAVKAHPEIKKDIGFFTLPGERADKPEGVFLGGSNFAVAGTGRNQELAREFLRIALSKQNDAQLVKEAGWTPKSPDLAGAAKGNPAAEAAAPAAAKSGGTTPLIPQWAAVENVPNPIKSYMTAVLSGKSPADAAKEVEPEINARLARQ from the coding sequence ATGAAGCGTGGGCTCAGCGCGGTGACGGTGGTGGTGGGGATGCTGGTGGGGGTCGCCGCCTGTGGAGCCGGCGACGGCGGCACGACGGGCGCGGCGGGTTTCCGGGGGAAGAAGCTGACCGTCTGGGTGATGAGCGGGTCGAATCCGGAGCGGTGGACGCGGCAGGTCTCCGCGCAGTTCCACCAGCGGACCGGCGCCACCGTCGAGTTCAAGGTCCAGCAGTGGAACGGTATTCAGCAGCGGTTGAGCACCGCGCTGTCCGAGGACACCCCGCCCGATGTCGTCGAAATAGGCAACACCCAGACCGCCGCCTATGCCGCGGCCGGCGCCCTGGCCGATCTCGGCGACCTCAAGAAGGAGATCGGCGCCGGCTGGAGTGACGCCTTCAACAAGGCCTCCCTCGTGGACGGAAAGCAGTACGCACTGCCGTGGTACGCCGGAAACCGCGTGGTGATGTACAACAAGAGGATCTGGGCCCGGGCCGGCCTCAAGGGCACCCCGCGGACCCGCGGTGAACTGTTCCGGGCCTTTGCCGCCATCAGGAAGAAGACCGGCGCCGAACCGCTCTATCTCCCCGGCCAGAACTGGTACTTCTTCGACGGCCTGACCCTGGGCACCGGCGCCGACCTGGTGAAGAGGCGGGGCGGCCGATGGGTCTCCAACCTCGGCGACCCCAAGGTCGCCCGGGCCATGGACATCTACCGGCAGTACCAGTCCTTCAGCACCGCACCCAAGAACAAGGACGAGGCCACCCCGCAGCAGGCCGAGGTCTTCGCCAAGGGGAAAACGGGCGCCGTCATCGCCATGGGCTACGAGGCCGCCACCGCCGTCAAGGCCCACCCGGAGATCAAGAAGGACATCGGTTTCTTCACCCTCCCCGGGGAGCGCGCGGACAAGCCCGAAGGGGTCTTCCTCGGCGGCTCCAATTTCGCCGTCGCCGGTACGGGCCGGAATCAGGAACTCGCCAGGGAATTCCTGAGGATCGCCCTGTCGAAGCAGAACGACGCCCAACTGGTCAAGGAAGCCGGCTGGACCCCGAAATCCCCCGATCTGGCCGGCGCCGCGAAGGGGAATCCGGCCGCGGAGGCCGCCGCGCCCGCGGCGGCGAAGTCCGGCGGCACCACTCCGCTGATTCCCCAGTGGGCCGCCGTGGAGAACGTACCGAACCCGATCAAGAGCTATATGACGGCCGTTCTCAGCGGTAAGTCCCCGGCCGATGCCGCCAAGGAGGTCGAGCCCGAGATCAACGCGCGGCTCGCCCGGCAGTAG
- a CDS encoding GntR family transcriptional regulator, producing METDGGGTADSGARTARVPKYYRLKRHLLDITETLPPGTPVPPERTLAAEFDTSRTTVRQALQELVVEGRLERIQGKGTFVAKPKVSQALQLTSYTEDMRAQGLEPASQLLDIGYVTADDRLAGLLDIATGGRVLRIERLRLASGEPMAIEITHLSAKRFPALRRNLVKYTSLYTALAEVYDVRLAEAEETIETSLATPREAGLLGTDVGLPMLMLSRHSLDAQGQPVEWVRSVYRGDRYKFVARLRRPTD from the coding sequence ATGGAGACGGACGGGGGCGGCACTGCCGACAGCGGCGCACGGACCGCACGGGTGCCCAAGTACTACCGGCTCAAGAGGCACTTGCTGGACATCACCGAGACCCTGCCGCCCGGCACCCCGGTCCCGCCCGAGCGCACCCTCGCCGCGGAGTTCGACACCTCACGCACCACGGTGCGTCAGGCCCTGCAGGAGCTGGTCGTCGAGGGCCGGCTGGAGCGCATCCAGGGCAAGGGCACCTTCGTCGCCAAGCCGAAGGTCTCCCAGGCGCTGCAACTGACCTCCTACACGGAGGACATGCGGGCCCAGGGCCTGGAGCCGGCCTCCCAGCTGCTGGACATCGGCTATGTCACCGCCGACGACCGGCTGGCCGGGCTGCTGGACATCGCCACCGGCGGCCGGGTGCTGCGCATCGAACGGCTGCGGCTGGCCAGCGGTGAGCCGATGGCCATCGAGATCACGCATCTGTCGGCGAAGCGCTTCCCCGCGCTGCGCCGGAACCTCGTCAAGTACACGTCCCTCTACACCGCGCTCGCCGAGGTCTACGACGTCCGGCTGGCCGAGGCCGAGGAGACCATCGAGACCTCTCTGGCCACCCCGCGCGAGGCCGGGCTGCTGGGCACGGACGTCGGGCTGCCGATGCTGATGCTCTCCCGGCACTCGCTCGACGCCCAGGGGCAGCCGGTGGAGTGGGTGCGCTCGGTCTACCGCGGCGACCGCTACAAGTTCGTCGCCAGGCTGCGCCGCCCCACGGACTGA
- a CDS encoding glycoside hydrolase family 3 protein, whose product MTPLVRAVRPADTLTRDALAVLQPGFTGTTAPDWLLRRLGEGLTSVGLFGRNVTDPAQLAALTARLRTEREDLLIALDEEGGDVTRLEVRGGSSFPGNHALGAVDDTALTRDVARELGRRLADCGITLNWAPCADVNSDPANPVIGVRSFGDDPHLVARHTAAYVEGLQSAGVAACTKHFPGHGDTAVDSHHDLPRITAGLATLQERELVPFRAAVAAGTRAVMSAHLLLPALDAERPATLSPAALGGLLRGPVDEGGLGFDGLIVTDGMEMRAVSAAYGLERGSVLAVAAGADALCVGGGLADEETVLRLRDALVRAVRAGELPEARLADAAARVRALARWTRRTGPGEGAAPAPGIGLTAARRALRSAAAGPFAPLTAPACVAAFTPLANIAVGDETPWGVAAELARLLPGTTTTTCTEESATAAGTPALVEGLLTAAAGRRLVAVVRDVHRHPWMAAALDALLAARPDTAVVEMGVPQSPPRGALYLATHGAARVCGLAASEVLTGRRALPDGG is encoded by the coding sequence ATGACCCCTCTCGTCCGCGCGGTACGGCCCGCCGACACCCTCACCCGCGACGCCCTCGCCGTCCTCCAGCCGGGCTTCACCGGCACCACCGCCCCCGACTGGCTGCTGCGCCGGCTCGGCGAGGGCCTGACCTCGGTCGGCCTCTTCGGCCGCAATGTCACGGACCCCGCGCAACTCGCCGCACTCACCGCCCGGTTGCGCACCGAACGCGAGGACCTGCTGATCGCCCTCGACGAGGAGGGCGGCGACGTCACCCGCCTCGAAGTGCGCGGCGGCTCCTCCTTCCCCGGCAACCACGCGCTCGGAGCCGTCGACGACACCGCCTTGACCCGCGACGTCGCCCGGGAACTCGGCCGGCGGCTGGCCGACTGCGGTATCACCCTCAACTGGGCGCCCTGCGCCGACGTCAACTCCGACCCCGCCAACCCGGTCATCGGCGTCCGCTCCTTCGGCGACGATCCGCACCTGGTCGCCCGGCACACCGCCGCCTACGTCGAGGGGCTGCAGTCCGCCGGCGTCGCCGCCTGCACCAAGCACTTCCCCGGCCACGGGGACACCGCCGTCGACTCCCACCACGACCTGCCGCGGATCACCGCCGGCCTGGCCACCCTCCAGGAACGCGAACTGGTCCCGTTCCGCGCCGCCGTCGCCGCCGGCACCCGCGCCGTGATGAGCGCACACCTCCTGCTGCCCGCCCTGGACGCCGAGCGCCCCGCCACGCTCAGCCCCGCCGCGCTGGGCGGTCTGCTGCGCGGCCCCGTCGACGAAGGCGGCCTCGGCTTCGACGGTCTGATCGTCACCGACGGGATGGAGATGCGGGCCGTCTCCGCCGCCTACGGCCTCGAACGGGGCAGCGTGCTGGCCGTCGCGGCCGGTGCGGACGCCCTCTGCGTGGGCGGCGGACTGGCGGACGAGGAGACCGTGCTGCGGCTGCGCGACGCGCTGGTGCGGGCGGTGCGCGCCGGCGAACTGCCCGAAGCGCGGCTCGCCGACGCCGCCGCACGGGTACGTGCCCTGGCGCGCTGGACCCGGCGTACCGGCCCGGGGGAGGGGGCCGCGCCCGCCCCCGGGATCGGCCTCACCGCGGCCCGGCGCGCCCTGCGTTCCGCCGCCGCCGGCCCGTTCGCCCCGCTGACCGCGCCCGCGTGTGTCGCGGCCTTCACGCCGCTGGCCAACATCGCCGTGGGGGACGAGACCCCCTGGGGCGTGGCCGCCGAACTGGCCCGGCTGCTCCCCGGCACCACCACGACCACCTGCACCGAGGAGTCCGCCACCGCGGCCGGCACCCCCGCGCTGGTCGAGGGGCTGCTCACGGCGGCCGCCGGGCGCCGGCTGGTCGCGGTGGTCCGCGACGTCCACCGTCACCCCTGGATGGCCGCGGCACTCGACGCCCTCCTTGCCGCCCGCCCCGACACCGCGGTCGTCGAGATGGGTGTCCCGCAGTCCCCGCCCCGAGGCGCCCTGTACCTCGCCACCCACGGCGCCGCCCGCGTCTGCGGCCTGGCCGCCTCCGAGGTCCTCACGGGGCGGCGCGCCCTCCCGGACGGGGGCTGA